A window from Gopherus flavomarginatus isolate rGopFla2 chromosome 4, rGopFla2.mat.asm, whole genome shotgun sequence encodes these proteins:
- the PROKR1 gene encoding prokineticin receptor 1: protein MGQEEHNSTTIDINFAAIYNLHSGDFTSFRNFSFPFNFSYSDYDLPLDSQDDVTKTRTFFAAKIVIGVALIGIMLVCGIGNFIFITALARYKKLRNLTNLLIANLAISDFIVAIVCCPFEMDYYVVRQLSWEHGHVLCASVNYLRTVSLYVSTNALLAIAVDRYLAIVHPLKPRMNYQTATFLIALVWIVSILIAIPSAYYTTETVIFIVKNQEKIFCGQIWPVDQQMYYKSYFLFIFGIEFVGPVITMTLCYARISRELWFKTVPGFQTEQIRKRLRCRRKTVMVLMCILTAYVLCWAPFYGFTIVRDFFPTVFVKEKHYLTAFYIVECIAMSNSMINTMCFVTVKNNTMKYLKKIMLLRWRSTYNSSKSSVDLDIKTSAMPVTEEVDCIKLK from the exons ATGGGGCAGGAAGAGCATAACTCCACCACCATCGACATCAACTTCGCTGCCATCTACAACCTCCACAGTGGGGACTTCACCTCCTTCCGAAATTTCTCCTTCCCATTCAATTTCAGCTACAGCGATTATGACTTACCTCTGGACAGTCAGGATGATGTGACCAAAACCCGCACCTTCTTCGCAGCCAAGATTGTGATTGGAGTGGCGCTCATCGGCATCATGCTGGTCTGTGGAATCGGCAACTTTATCTTCATCACTGCCCTGGCCCGCTACAAGAAGCTGCGCAACCTCACCAACCTACTGATTGCTAACCTGGCCATCTCAGACTTCATCGTGGCTATCGTCTGCTGTCCCTTTGAGATGGACTACTATGTGGTGCGGCAGCTGTCCTGGGAACACGGCCATGTGCTCTGTGCCTCTGTCAATTACTTACGCACCGTCTCCCTTTACGTCTCTACCAATGCTCTCCTGGCTATAGCCGTAGACAG GTATCTGGCCATTGTCCACCCACTCAAACCACGTATGAATTATCAAACAGCTACTTTCCTAATTGCTTTGGTCTGGATAGTCTCCATACTCATTGCGATACCATCTGCATATTACACTACTGAAACTGTAATATTCATAGTAAAAAATCAGGAGAAAATTTTTTGTGGCCAGATTTGGCCAGTTGACCAGCAAATGTATTATAAATCCTACTTCCTCTTCATCTTTGGCATTGAATTTGTTGGACCCGTAATCACAATGACCCTGTGTTATGCCAGGATCTCCAGAGAGCTTTGGTTTAAAACTGTCCCAGGGTTCCAGACAGAGCAGATCAGAAAGAGGCTCCGGTGCAGAAGAAAAACGGTCATGGTACTTATGTGTATCCTAACTGCCTATGTCCTCTGCTGGGCCCCATTCTATGGATTCACTATTGTCCGTGACTTTTTCCCTACAGTCTTTGTGAAAGAGAAACATTACCTTACAGCATTTTACATAGTCGAGTGCATTGCCATGAGCAACAGCATGATCAACACCATGTGCTTTGTAACTGTAAAGAATAATACTATGAAGTATTTGAAGAAGATCATGTTGCTTAGGTGGAGATCTACATATAATAGCAGCAAATCTAGTGTAGATTTAGACATTAAAACTAGTGCAATGCCTGTCACAGAAGAGGTAGACTGCATAAAATTAAAGTAA